The segment TTGTCGCTGGTGATATATATCGACCTGCAGCGATTGACCAATTAGAAACACTGGGTGAACAAATTGATATGCCTGTTTTTTCAATGGGGACGGATGCTAAGCCGGTTGATATTGCAAATCAGGCAATTGAACAAGCAAAAGCGGAACATAATGATTATGTAATCATTGATACTGCAGGACGCTTGCATGTTGATAATGAACTGATGGATGAATTGCAGCAGATTAAATCCAATGTAAATCCGGATGAAATTTTATTAGTAGTTGATTCGATGACAGGTCAGGATGCAATAAATGTTGCAGAGAGTTTCAACGAACAATTGGATATTTCCGGTGTTGTATTAACGAAACTTGATGGTGATACACGCGGTGGTGCAGCCCTGTCCATTAAAGCTGTTACAGATAAGCCGATTAAATTTGCTGGTATGGGTGAAAAATTGGATGAGCTCGAAGCTTTCCATCCGGATCGTATGGCGTCCAGAATTCTTGGTATGGGTGACGTTCTTTCGCTAATTGAAAAAGCCGAGACGAATGTCGATGAAAAGCAAGCAAAAGAATTGGAAGGCAAAATGCGCAACATGTCGTTTACCTTTGATGATTTTCTGGAACAAATGGGACAAGTGAAAAACATGGGGCCATTAGATGATTTAATGGCCATGATCCCTGGATCCGGTAAAATGAAAGGATTAAAAAATGCACAATTTGATGAAAAGCAGCTCGTACATGTAGAGGCTATTATTCAATCGATGACTAAGAAAGAACGACAAGAACCAGGCATTATGAACGCAAGCCGCAAAAAGCGTATTGCGAAAGGTTCAGGAACTTCTGTTTCGCAGGTGAATCGATTGTTAAAACAATTTGAAGAAATGAAGAAAATGATGAAGCAAATGACCAACACGCAGAAAAAAGGGAAAAAAGGCAAGGGAATGAACCTTCCATTCATGTAATAGACAAAAGCGGAAGCGCCCGGTTAGCGACGTATGGACTGCGCCCGCGCATCGCAGGTGGTTCAACGTTGCCACGCAAAGTGGCGTTTTTAGTTGAACTTCCACTGCCGTAGGAGATAAAGGGAACATGCCCCTGTAAAAAGGGGTATGCCGACGTTTGCGCGGGAGGCCGTATTTAGTCGGCCTTCCTTAAGTCTAGCGAATCGATGTTGACTTTCACCGCAAGGGTATAAGCGCGACTAAGCCTCTGGCAAAGCCAATCGGCAAGTCCTCTTTATCGGACGGAGGTGAGGGAAGTTCATTAGTCGCTGGGCGCTGGAGCTGGACGTGGCTAATTCTGTAATTAAAGGTATGTAGCCATGTTTATATACTTCATAGCATGTAATGGAAAAACCCTTTACAGACTATTTGTTTTCTGTTAGAATCTAAAATTGTGTAATACATTTTTATTGGAGGTGTAAGAAATGGCTGTTAAAATTCGTTTGAAACGTATGGGATCCAAAAGGAATCCATTTTATCGTATTATTGTAGCTGATTCACGTTCTCCTCGTGATGGACGTTCTATTGAACAAATTGGAACATATAACCCTGTAGTTAATCCAATTGAAGTTAAAATAGATGAAGAAAAAGCTCTTGATTGGATGGCAAATGGTGCAAAACCAAGCGATACTGTACGAAATCTTTTCTCAAAAGAAGGCATCATGAAGAAATTTCACGATCGAAAAAATCAATCGTAAAGTGGTGTGATATCATGAAAGCCCTAATTGAATCTATTGTTACGTCTTTAGTTGATCACCCCAAGACATCGTCGTGACCGAAACAGAGGAAGATACGAAGATCATATATCATCTTACTGTGAATCAAGACGATGTTGGTAAGGTGATTGGTAAAAATGGACGTATTGCAAAAGCAATGCGCACAGTCGTATATGCGGCAAAAACGGATGCAGAAAAGCGAATTTATTTAGATATTATGTAAGGGGAAGAGGCCTCACCTCTTCCCTTTTATACATAAACATCAAGGAAGGCAAATTTTAAGGCATTTGTGAGAGTGAGGGGAAAATAGTGAAAATAATAAAGAATGTCCTAATCAAACAAATTGTCACAGAGAAAAGTAAAGAAAAATTACAGAAAAGTTTTCATGAATCTAAAATGCGGCTTGAACAAGAGTGTCAACAATTGCGCTTTGAACAACGGAAACTGGAACATAAAGCAGGTGTCTCCAAACAGGATATCGCTCATCGTTTTCAGCAGGAAATCAATAATAGAAAAGAGAAAATCAAATTAGCTGATTTTAAAATCGAGCAGCTAGACATGCTAGAACTGGGTAGTGAAATTATTGAAAAAGAAGTTGAAGCTCTTGTTGAAGTGGGTGTTGGATCACATTGGGACGAAATTATGGGAGAAAGAGCGATTGTCATCAAAGACGATATCGTAATTCGAGTTGATAATTAGCAGGTGGTAAAATGACCGAGAACATGTTTAATATTGGAAAAATCATAAATACACATGGAACGCGTGGAGAAGTCAAAGTAATGCGTATCACTGATTTTGAAGAACGGTTTGCTGTTGGGGAAACAGTGTATGCTGTTAAAGAAGATGAAAAATTGATCGAATTGGTTATTGCTGCACATCGCATACATAAGGGATTTGATCTAATCATTTTTGAAGGTTTTGATAACATTAATGATGTAGAGCATTTAAAGGGAGCACAGTTAAAAATCACAGAAGATCAGTTGACTGATTTGGACGAGGGTGAATTTTATTACCATGAAATAATCGGTTGTGATATTTATACAGATAGCGGAGAAAAATTGGGGAAAATTAAAGAGATTTTGTCCCCTGGCGCCAATGATGTATGGGTGGTAAAGCAGCCAAAGGGTAAGGATATATTAATACCTTATATAAGCGAAGTCGTGACTGAAATTGATATAGATGCCAAAAAAGTTGTTATTGAACCAATGGAAGGATTGCTGGACTAATGCATATTGATATATTAACCTTATTTCCGGAAATGATTACAGGTGTCTTCAATTCCTCTATGCTTAAAAAAGCCCGGGATAAAGAAAAGTTCAGCTATAATCTGGTTAATTTTCGAGACTACAGTGAAAATAAGCATCAGAAAGTGGATGATTATCCATATGGCGGAGGAGCTGGTATGGTATTGACCCCACAACCTATCTTTGATGCAGTAGAAGCTGTAACAAAAGAAAAAGAGCCCCCTCCTCGGATTGTTCTCATGAGCCCACAAGGCGAGCCGTATACGCAACAAAAAGCGGAAGAATTAGCCCGCATTGAGCACCTCGTATTTATTTGTGGACATTATGAAGGCTATGATGAGCGAATCAGAGAACATCTTGCTACAGATGAAATATCTATCGGAGATTATGTCTTAACAGGTGGGGAGCTTGGTGCGATGGTGGTTGTTGATAGTGTTGTTCGCCTGCTGCCGGATGTTCTAGGAAATACGGAATCAGCACCGGATGACTCCTTTTCAACTGGATTATTAGAGCATCCACATTACACCAGGCCAGCTGACTTTCGTGGAATGACTGTCCCGGAGGTGTTGCTATCCGGTAATCATGCGAATATTGCCATGTGGCGAAAGCGTGAATCGCTTAAAAGAACTTACGAGCGACGAAGTGATTTAATAGATAACGGTGCATTATCAGAAACAGAGGAAAATATAATAAATGCTATTAAAAATAATGAAAAATTATAGATTGCCTTAAAAATACAGTTGAACTCTCTTATGTCTTATGGTATATTAACTGTTGTGCTTAAATTAATATTTAAGTCGTATAAACGATGTTCCGCTGCTCCTTAGCGAGACATGAGCATTGGTTTGGAAGGAGTGAAGCAGGATGCAAAAACTTATTGCAGACATCACAAAAGATCAGCTACGCACTGATCATCCTGATTTCCGCCCAGGTGACACGCTAAAAGTTCACGTGAAGGTTGTTGAGGGAAGTCGTGAGCGTATTCAGGTGTTCGAAGGTGTTGTAATTAAACGCCAAAATGGTGGAATCAGTGAAACATTTACAGTAAGAAAGATTTCTTACGGTGTAGGTGTTGAACGTACTTTCCCATTACATTCACCACGAATCGATAAAATCGAAGTTTCCCGTCGTGGTATTGTACGTCGTGCGAAGTTATATTATCTTCGTAATTTACGCGGTAAAGCAGCACGTATTAAAGAACGCAGATAATGAAAATGGAATGTATCTATTTAGCATACCTATGCATTTTCAAAACTGGATAAGAGTATTTTTTAAAAGGAGCTTGGCAATGCGCACTAGCTCCTTTTTTAATTCACATTACCAGTATTAGAAAACTCACCAAGCTTTTGGTTGACAACCAAAGCCAGCACTTATGCAGTAAGAAAGTATTTTATTCTTTCTTATCTGCCAAAAAAGGAATGTTATAATAAATGAAGCTTACAATAATACTATAGATACATAGTGATGTTGTCGGAGGGGAGTTCATGGCTAAACAAAAAAGTGAATGGTTCGATTGGATAAAAGCGTTATTGATTGCTTTTGCGCTTGCTTTTATTATTCGAATGTTCTTTTTTGCACCAATTGTTGTTGATGGTCCATCCATGCTGCCAACATTGCAGGATAAGGATCAAATGATTGTGAATAAGTTTATTTATCAAATCAAAGAACCAGAGCGATTTGATATCGTTGTTTTTCATGCTTCTACACAAAGGGATTTTATAAAACGGATTATTGGTTTGCCTGGTGAGCATGTTGCATATGAAAATAATGTCCTGTACATTAATGGAGAAGCAGTTGAAGAACCATTTATAACAAAACAAAATGGCTTATATCAGCAGCATACAAACGATTTTGTATTAGAAAATCTCCCAGGTGGTTACGGGCGTATACCAGAAGGATATGTGCTTGTTTTAGGCGATAATCGAAGGAATTCAACGGATAGTCGTATGCTAGGTGTTATTTCCATGGATGAAATTGTTGGTAAGACAAATTTAATTTATTGGCCATTGGATCGAATACAAATCGTAGGAGAGTAGGATGAATATGACAATACAGTGGTTTCCGGGACATATGGCAAAAGCAAGGCGGGAAGTAGAAGAAAAGTTAAAGCTTGTAGATTTTGTCATGGAATTGGTTGATGCAAGGGCGCCATTATCATCACAAAATCCAATGCTTCAGCAAGTCCTGCAAAACAAACCAAAAATGATTGTATTAATGAAGAAAGATTTAGCAGATGACCGGGAAACTGAAAAGTGGATAAAGCATTTCAAGGAGAATGATGTTAGAACCCTTGCTATAGATGTAAATGATAAAGCAGATATAAATCGTATTATTCAATTAGCGAAAGAACTGGGCCAGGAAAAAATGGAAAAACTGAAAAAAAAGGGGATTAACCCTCGGCCTTCTCGGGCGATGATTATTGGCATTCCGAATGTTGGAAAGTCCACATTGATTAATCGTCTCGCGAACAAAAAAATTGCGAAAACAGGGGACATACCTGGTGTTACAAAACAGCAACTCTGGATTAAAGTGAAGAAGGATTTTGAACTGCTTGATACACCAGGAATTCTATGGCCTAAATTTGAAGACGAAATGGTGGGGTATCGATTAGCTGCAATCGGTACGATAAAGGATAAGCTCCTTTCCCTCCAGGATATTACAGCATTTGTCATTCAATATATGCAGGAACAATACCCCGATTTGGTTGAAGAGCGTTATGCTATTAATCGAGATATGGAAGATATGTGGGAGATATTTACAGCTATTGGGAAACAGCGGGGAGCATTGGAAAGTGGTGGAGAAGTAAATTTTGAAAAAGTTTCTGATATTGTGCTGGGTGATCTCCGTACAGGTAGACTAGGTGCAATCACACTTGAATCCCCGTAACAATCAGCTGCTTCCTATGTTAACAAAAAGTATATATAAGTCGATATAGATAGAGAGACAGGTGTCACGATGGATAAAAAATCAATTACCGCTTTAAAGCAGTTATTCGAATCAGGAGAAATAAGTGAGGAATTAATCAGTCATTTAAAAACGGATGACCGAAAAGGTGTACAGCAGTTAATTAAATCTTACGAAAAAAAGAAATATAAAGAAGAAATGGCAGAAAAAACATTTATTGAAATGTCAGTATTTGAATCTCGCGCCTACGCAAATGGTCATGAATACATAGCGGGTATTGATGAAGCTGGTAGAGGTCCACTTGCAGGGCCGGTTGTTGCAGCAGCTGTTATTTTACCAAGGGACTTTAAATTGCTTGGTTTAAATGATTCGAAGCAGTTAAGTGAACAGGCAAGAAATCATTTCTTCCGCATTATTAAAGAGCAAGCAATTAGTTATGGTGTGTCGATTATCAGCAGCCAAAAAATAGACGAAATCAATATATTTGAAGCCACCAAATTGGCTATGCATGATGCGATAAATCAGCTAAGTCCAAAACCAAATCACATATTAATTGATGCAGTGAATCTTAAGGGTCTCACGTGTACCTCTGAAGCTATTACCAAAGGAGATATGAAAAGTATTTCCATTGCTGCAGCAAGCGTGTTAGCAAAGGTTAGCCGTGATCGAATTATGAAGAAAATACATAATGAATATCCTATGTACGGATTTGAATCGAATATGGGGTATGGCACGAAATATCACATAGATAATTTAATGACATGCGGGGTTACGCCATATCACAGAAAATCATTTTCACCAGTACGTAACGCAACTTACCACTAGTACGGGGGGTCTATATGAGTGTTCATCAGGTTGCCCTAAATCGTTCCACTAACATGAATCATACACAACAAGTACTTCGGTCTGGACAAATTATACAAGGTAAGATTGTGAAACTTTATCCTGATAATAAAGCACAACTACAGCTAGGTTCACAAAGAATGGTCGCACAATTGGAAGCCGCTTTATCAACAGGTGAAAAGTATCATTTTCAAGTACGAACAAAAGACAACGCTATTCATCTGAAAGTATTAGGAGAGCAGTTGAAAAATCGAACCCAGGAGAATGTCACACAACTCTTGCACCAACTGGGATTAAAAGTATCTAAGGCCAATACAGCTTTTGTCCAGACACTTATTCATGAGAATATTCCTTTTGATAAAAACCAGTTATTGCAGGCATTTCAACTTTTAAATAGTTCGCAAAATAAAGAACACACGCAGGAAATTTTAAAAAATATGATTGCTGATAAACTACCAATTACAGATTCCATCAAACAAGCACTATCGATGAAAAATACTTATGGTTTTTCAGAACAAATGAAGGCGTTATTACAAGCCTTACAACAGGATACAAATCAAACCCAACTCAAGAATCGATTAAACCAGATGGTTGAGCATCTCTTAAGCAATCAAGATAAAGCGTTTATGCTGGCTTCTCCACGTGATCAATTGTTAACAACTATTAATCAGACATTGCTTTTTACAGGATTAACATATGAGAATCAGCTATTAAATGCTAATATACAGCAGCAATCTGTTACGATAAAGGCAATGTTAATGCAATTATTACATGAAGGTGATGGAGCTTTGCATGGTCGCCCCCAGCAGCTACTTCATTTCATTAATGGCATGCAGCTGCAATCTGTGAATGAGTTTCATAATTATCTCAAGGCACACTTGGTGATACCCGGCGCTAGACTTGGCATAGCAAATGATTTAGAACTGGATTTTGAAGGCGGAAAAACAGAAAGTGGTGAAATAAACCCAGATTATTGTCGAATACTATTTTATTTAGATCTTTCCAATTTGAATAAAACTATTATTGATATGAACATACAAAAAAGGTCAGTTGCTGTCACGATATTTAATGATTTTGAGACAATACAAGAGCATTTCGTGTCCTTAAAGCCAATGTTAATAGATGGG is part of the Virgibacillus sp. NKC19-16 genome and harbors:
- the rimM gene encoding ribosome maturation factor RimM (Essential for efficient processing of 16S rRNA), producing MTENMFNIGKIINTHGTRGEVKVMRITDFEERFAVGETVYAVKEDEKLIELVIAAHRIHKGFDLIIFEGFDNINDVEHLKGAQLKITEDQLTDLDEGEFYYHEIIGCDIYTDSGEKLGKIKEILSPGANDVWVVKQPKGKDILIPYISEVVTEIDIDAKKVVIEPMEGLLD
- the rpsP gene encoding 30S ribosomal protein S16, whose amino-acid sequence is MAVKIRLKRMGSKRNPFYRIIVADSRSPRDGRSIEQIGTYNPVVNPIEVKIDEEKALDWMANGAKPSDTVRNLFSKEGIMKKFHDRKNQS
- the trmD gene encoding tRNA (guanosine(37)-N1)-methyltransferase TrmD, with amino-acid sequence MHIDILTLFPEMITGVFNSSMLKKARDKEKFSYNLVNFRDYSENKHQKVDDYPYGGGAGMVLTPQPIFDAVEAVTKEKEPPPRIVLMSPQGEPYTQQKAEELARIEHLVFICGHYEGYDERIREHLATDEISIGDYVLTGGELGAMVVVDSVVRLLPDVLGNTESAPDDSFSTGLLEHPHYTRPADFRGMTVPEVLLSGNHANIAMWRKRESLKRTYERRSDLIDNGALSETEENIINAIKNNEKL
- a CDS encoding YlqD family protein, whose protein sequence is MKIIKNVLIKQIVTEKSKEKLQKSFHESKMRLEQECQQLRFEQRKLEHKAGVSKQDIAHRFQQEINNRKEKIKLADFKIEQLDMLELGSEIIEKEVEALVEVGVGSHWDEIMGERAIVIKDDIVIRVDN
- the ylqF gene encoding ribosome biogenesis GTPase YlqF produces the protein MTIQWFPGHMAKARREVEEKLKLVDFVMELVDARAPLSSQNPMLQQVLQNKPKMIVLMKKDLADDRETEKWIKHFKENDVRTLAIDVNDKADINRIIQLAKELGQEKMEKLKKKGINPRPSRAMIIGIPNVGKSTLINRLANKKIAKTGDIPGVTKQQLWIKVKKDFELLDTPGILWPKFEDEMVGYRLAAIGTIKDKLLSLQDITAFVIQYMQEQYPDLVEERYAINRDMEDMWEIFTAIGKQRGALESGGEVNFEKVSDIVLGDLRTGRLGAITLESP
- the lepB gene encoding signal peptidase I, which produces MAKQKSEWFDWIKALLIAFALAFIIRMFFFAPIVVDGPSMLPTLQDKDQMIVNKFIYQIKEPERFDIVVFHASTQRDFIKRIIGLPGEHVAYENNVLYINGEAVEEPFITKQNGLYQQHTNDFVLENLPGGYGRIPEGYVLVLGDNRRNSTDSRMLGVISMDEIVGKTNLIYWPLDRIQIVGE
- the ffh gene encoding signal recognition particle protein: MAFEGLADRLQGTIKKITGKGKVSEQDVKEMAREVRLALLEADVNFKVVKDLINRIKERAVGQEVMESLTPGQQVIKVVREELTTLMGGEQSKIAVADRSPTVIMMVGLQGAGKTTTTGKLANHLRKKHNRSPLLVAGDIYRPAAIDQLETLGEQIDMPVFSMGTDAKPVDIANQAIEQAKAEHNDYVIIDTAGRLHVDNELMDELQQIKSNVNPDEILLVVDSMTGQDAINVAESFNEQLDISGVVLTKLDGDTRGGAALSIKAVTDKPIKFAGMGEKLDELEAFHPDRMASRILGMGDVLSLIEKAETNVDEKQAKELEGKMRNMSFTFDDFLEQMGQVKNMGPLDDLMAMIPGSGKMKGLKNAQFDEKQLVHVEAIIQSMTKKERQEPGIMNASRKKRIAKGSGTSVSQVNRLLKQFEEMKKMMKQMTNTQKKGKKGKGMNLPFM
- the rplS gene encoding 50S ribosomal protein L19, which encodes MQKLIADITKDQLRTDHPDFRPGDTLKVHVKVVEGSRERIQVFEGVVIKRQNGGISETFTVRKISYGVGVERTFPLHSPRIDKIEVSRRGIVRRAKLYYLRNLRGKAARIKERR
- a CDS encoding ribonuclease HII, with product MDKKSITALKQLFESGEISEELISHLKTDDRKGVQQLIKSYEKKKYKEEMAEKTFIEMSVFESRAYANGHEYIAGIDEAGRGPLAGPVVAAAVILPRDFKLLGLNDSKQLSEQARNHFFRIIKEQAISYGVSIISSQKIDEINIFEATKLAMHDAINQLSPKPNHILIDAVNLKGLTCTSEAITKGDMKSISIAAASVLAKVSRDRIMKKIHNEYPMYGFESNMGYGTKYHIDNLMTCGVTPYHRKSFSPVRNATYH